In Rickettsiella endosymbiont of Aleochara curtula, one genomic interval encodes:
- a CDS encoding DUF6311 domain-containing protein — translation MNKINKYNLLWVPVLLGIAAFIFVTGGKIVWPANINWLYMNGDTANDLISWQFFRETPILQNPLGSNYPYSMGVGGSIVYAEQLFLFAFPFKLFSKILSTPFQYEGLWILLCFIFQGLFAWKLIEKITNVFILKLLGCVFFILAPPFLWRLHGSPSFLGQWLILAAILLYLSDSFQKYLWAVILITACLVHPYFLFMLLALWIADLLQRKLVNSITYQEIIKHTILTGFLLFLMIWQEGYLMMHSGYEEGGFGFFRMNLLAFIDATDAYCKSWSLVLPDLSHTGGDYEGFSYLGLGIIILIIIGLSKLMIQQRIGNIILKVKELNSLIVISFLLLLFALSNHIAWGRHELIHYKVPGIVNLFRASGRMALPMFYLIYLGTLNLIMNCYKKQAAILLLFIALIIQISDSRKVYIQFRNNFNHAPSYISELNSPLWAEIAKKYKNLIYVLPEIYVPNSLALVNYAAFNNLAINIGFFARHDMERFYANKNKILNNLLQGKLDKNAFYVMKNENIKKMIFLTKMNLPYKVINVDGYGLLLPNWNEESTENERLNWSGVNNEYKLGNIVSFLAQTNNIKENLILIDGWSGQEVNGTWTDGDRSIIMFKLSEKPHSNLVLTIDSLPFINSNHPKLALDILVNHNYVGHLAYKLNNYSRINQIEIPIKNIDKNNLLEIEFLFKNSISPFKLGLSSDSRKLGLFILSMSLKEKV, via the coding sequence TTGAATAAAATAAATAAATATAATCTGTTATGGGTCCCTGTTTTATTGGGAATTGCAGCATTTATCTTCGTGACCGGAGGAAAAATAGTTTGGCCTGCTAATATCAATTGGCTTTATATGAATGGAGATACAGCAAATGATTTAATTTCATGGCAATTTTTTAGAGAAACGCCCATTTTACAAAATCCATTAGGTTCTAACTATCCCTACAGCATGGGAGTTGGTGGATCTATTGTTTATGCAGAACAACTTTTCCTTTTTGCTTTTCCTTTCAAGCTATTTTCAAAAATCTTATCAACTCCCTTTCAGTATGAAGGTTTATGGATATTATTGTGTTTTATTTTTCAGGGCCTTTTTGCTTGGAAATTAATAGAAAAAATAACGAATGTTTTTATATTAAAATTATTAGGGTGTGTATTTTTTATTTTAGCACCACCTTTTCTTTGGCGCCTCCATGGAAGCCCTTCATTTTTAGGTCAATGGTTAATTTTAGCAGCCATATTATTATATTTATCTGATAGTTTTCAGAAGTATCTTTGGGCCGTCATTCTGATTACAGCTTGTTTAGTGCATCCATATTTTCTTTTTATGTTATTAGCTTTATGGATAGCAGATTTATTACAAAGAAAATTGGTAAATTCAATAACATATCAAGAAATAATAAAACATACTATTTTAACAGGCTTTCTTTTGTTTTTGATGATTTGGCAAGAAGGTTACTTGATGATGCACAGTGGTTATGAGGAAGGTGGGTTTGGTTTTTTTCGAATGAACTTATTAGCATTCATAGATGCTACCGATGCATATTGTAAAAGTTGGTCTCTTGTTTTACCAGATTTATCACATACAGGTGGAGACTATGAAGGATTTAGTTATTTAGGGTTGGGAATCATTATTTTAATAATAATAGGTCTAAGTAAGTTAATGATACAACAACGAATAGGTAATATAATTTTAAAAGTAAAAGAATTAAATTCCTTAATAGTAATTTCCTTTTTATTGTTATTATTTGCCTTATCAAATCACATTGCATGGGGCCGACATGAGTTAATTCATTATAAAGTACCGGGAATAGTGAATTTATTTAGGGCTTCAGGACGAATGGCATTACCGATGTTCTATTTGATTTATTTAGGTACTCTAAATTTAATAATGAACTGTTATAAAAAACAAGCTGCTATCTTATTACTTTTTATTGCATTAATTATACAAATTTCTGATTCAAGAAAAGTATATATTCAGTTTAGAAACAATTTTAATCATGCTCCATCTTATATTTCTGAATTAAACTCACCTCTTTGGGCGGAAATAGCTAAAAAATACAAAAATCTTATCTATGTACTTCCAGAGATTTATGTGCCTAATTCACTAGCGTTAGTCAATTATGCCGCCTTTAATAATCTAGCAATTAATATAGGTTTTTTCGCACGTCATGATATGGAAAGATTTTATGCAAATAAAAATAAAATTTTAAATAATCTTTTACAAGGTAAGTTAGATAAAAACGCTTTTTATGTTATGAAAAATGAAAATATAAAAAAAATGATTTTTCTTACTAAGATGAATCTTCCTTATAAAGTTATTAATGTAGATGGCTATGGCCTACTTTTGCCAAATTGGAATGAAGAATCTACTGAAAATGAGCGATTAAATTGGAGTGGAGTGAATAATGAATACAAATTGGGTAATATTGTATCTTTTTTAGCTCAAACAAATAATATAAAAGAAAATTTGATCTTGATTGATGGTTGGAGCGGGCAGGAGGTAAATGGTACTTGGACTGACGGAGATAGATCTATAATAATGTTTAAACTTTCTGAAAAACCACATTCTAATTTAGTATTAACTATAGATTCTTTGCCATTCATTAATTCTAATCACCCTAAGTTAGCACTTGATATTTTAGTTAATCATAATTATGTTGGGCATTTAGCCTACAAATTAAATAATTATTCTAGAATAAATCAAATAGAAATACCAATAAAAAATATTGATAAAAACAATCTATTAGAAATCGAATTTTTATTTAAAAATTCGATTTCTCCCTTTAAGCTTGGTTTAAGTTCCGATTCTCGTAAACTAGGTCTTTTTATTTTATCAATGTCACTGAAGGAGAAAGTTTAA
- the msbA gene encoding lipid A export permease/ATP-binding protein MsbA encodes MTQQHTSQNQNGFSSYRRLLHYLRHYLGWFLLGIIGTILLASTDAGLIWFLKPLLNKGFVDKDEHFIRYLPFILIFAFLLRGVANFSSSYCLARVARSVVMNIRQDILIKLLRLPAKFYDNITSGQLLSTIIYNVDQVANASSNALITLVQESFFVLGLIAVMLMASWQLSLLFFITVPTMIWIARYSSRRMRSLNNAVQDSMSEMTQVAEEVIDGYKVIRTFGGEEYEIKKFKKLLTVNRFRELKVVVTNSLASSGVQLIAGGIAVITIYLAISHLTHITAGGFTSMVGAMLLLLKPMRNLAAVNSIIQRGIAAAGSIFSLLDEKNELDEGTHTLNVLKGCLEYRDVSFAYLPEQPVLQDISFTMNPGETIALVGRSGSGKSTLVNLLPRFYDNYLGKILVDGVDIRELKLKDLRSQFALVSQHVTLFNDTIAHNIAYGQLSEVSESMIIRAAKAAHAMEFIEQLPQGLNTLIGENGVLLSGGQRQRIAIARALLKNSPFLILDEATSALDTEAERHIQAALEELMHNRTTLVIAHRLSTVEKAKQILVLDAGHIVERGTHQELLAKNGYYAKLYSMQFRD; translated from the coding sequence ATGACACAACAACATACATCGCAAAACCAAAATGGGTTTTCCAGTTATCGACGTTTGCTACATTATCTGCGCCATTACCTAGGCTGGTTTTTATTGGGAATCATCGGAACTATTTTGTTGGCGAGCACCGATGCGGGACTTATTTGGTTTTTAAAACCCTTGCTTAATAAAGGTTTTGTCGACAAAGACGAGCATTTTATCCGTTATTTACCTTTTATTTTAATCTTTGCTTTTTTATTGCGCGGGGTAGCTAATTTTTCATCGAGTTATTGCTTAGCCAGAGTGGCAAGAAGTGTAGTGATGAATATACGGCAAGACATACTGATTAAATTATTACGTTTACCCGCTAAATTTTATGACAACATCACCTCCGGTCAATTACTTTCGACGATTATTTACAATGTCGATCAAGTAGCCAATGCCAGCAGCAATGCTTTAATTACTTTAGTGCAAGAAAGCTTTTTTGTACTTGGATTGATTGCGGTAATGTTAATGGCGAGTTGGCAATTGAGTCTATTGTTTTTTATTACCGTTCCAACCATGATCTGGATAGCCCGTTATTCTAGCCGGCGTATGCGTAGTTTAAATAATGCTGTTCAAGATTCGATGAGTGAAATGACGCAAGTGGCGGAAGAAGTTATCGATGGCTATAAGGTCATACGAACATTTGGTGGTGAAGAATATGAAATTAAAAAATTTAAAAAATTATTAACCGTCAATCGCTTTCGTGAATTAAAAGTGGTGGTGACTAATTCACTTGCCAGTTCAGGCGTGCAACTGATTGCCGGCGGTATAGCCGTAATAACTATCTACTTAGCCATTTCACATTTGACACATATTACTGCGGGTGGATTCACTTCTATGGTAGGGGCCATGCTACTATTGCTAAAACCCATGCGTAATTTAGCCGCGGTGAATAGTATCATACAGCGCGGAATTGCTGCAGCTGGCAGCATTTTCAGTTTATTGGATGAAAAAAATGAATTAGATGAAGGGACACACACGCTGAATGTTCTTAAAGGCTGCTTAGAATACCGAGACGTTAGTTTTGCCTACTTACCTGAACAACCTGTTTTACAAGATATTAGCTTTACAATGAATCCCGGCGAAACCATCGCTTTAGTAGGGCGCTCAGGCAGTGGAAAATCCACGTTGGTAAATTTATTGCCGCGCTTCTACGATAATTATTTAGGAAAAATTTTAGTCGACGGTGTTGATATTCGGGAATTAAAGCTAAAAGATTTACGCAGTCAATTTGCTTTAGTTTCCCAACACGTTACATTATTTAATGACACCATTGCACATAACATTGCTTATGGACAATTAAGCGAAGTCAGTGAGTCAATGATAATACGTGCCGCTAAAGCCGCGCATGCCATGGAATTTATCGAACAATTACCACAAGGACTTAATACTTTAATTGGCGAAAATGGTGTGTTACTATCAGGCGGTCAACGGCAAAGGATTGCAATTGCACGCGCACTACTTAAAAATTCTCCATTTTTAATTTTAGACGAAGCAACCTCTGCATTAGATACCGAAGCTGAGCGTCATATTCAAGCCGCACTAGAAGAACTGATGCATAATCGTACTACGTTAGTCATTGCACATCGACTTTCCACTGTGGAAAAAGCAAAGCAGATTTTAGTTTTAGATGCGGGACACATCGTAGAAAGAGGGACACACCAAGAGTTGCTCGCAAAGAATGGCTATTACGCCAAACTTTACAGTATGCAGTTTAGGGATTAG
- the tldD gene encoding metalloprotease TldD, with protein MKNTLTLARETLLDPAGLTENQLQVILGRLLTPKVDMADLYFQATQLESWVLEDSIVKNGSFNIERGVGVRAISGEKTGFAYSDDIILPALESAATMAASIARTGQQGQIHAWQKNSLLKPLYQPTNPISSWTELQKLSLLREIDEVARACDPRIKHVNVSLVGAQEVVLVINSDGRMAADIRPLVRLNISVIAEDKGMREQGFAGGGARTDYSYFIKDQVATDLAKEAVRLALLNLDAVKAPAGSMPVVLGPGWPGVLLHEAVGHGLEGDFNRKGSSAFSGRIGERVASAGCTVVDDGTIPFRRGSLTIDDEGTPTQRTVLIEKGILKAYMMDKLNARLMGTQSTGNGRRESFAHLPMPRMTNTYMLPGPYVPQEIIATVKKGLYAVNFSGGQVDITSGKFVFSACEAYLIENGQVTRPVKGATLIGNGPDVLTQVSMIGNDLKLDSGIGSCGKEGQSVPVGVGQPTLKIDALTVGGTAI; from the coding sequence ATGAAAAATACTCTTACCTTAGCCCGTGAAACACTGTTAGACCCCGCTGGATTGACTGAAAATCAGTTACAAGTGATTTTAGGTCGCTTATTAACACCTAAAGTGGATATGGCCGATCTTTATTTTCAAGCCACTCAGTTAGAGAGTTGGGTTTTAGAAGATAGCATCGTCAAAAACGGTAGTTTTAATATCGAACGGGGTGTTGGCGTGCGTGCCATCAGCGGCGAAAAAACCGGTTTTGCCTATTCCGATGATATTATTTTACCCGCTTTAGAATCAGCCGCTACGATGGCTGCGAGTATTGCTAGAACAGGGCAGCAGGGTCAAATCCATGCTTGGCAGAAAAATTCGCTTTTAAAGCCATTATATCAACCGACTAATCCTATTTCCTCCTGGACAGAACTGCAGAAATTAAGCTTACTGCGTGAAATAGACGAAGTAGCTCGTGCTTGCGATCCACGTATTAAACACGTGAATGTTAGTTTAGTCGGTGCACAAGAAGTAGTTTTGGTCATTAATAGTGATGGTCGTATGGCGGCGGATATTCGGCCGCTGGTGCGTTTAAATATTAGTGTCATCGCCGAAGATAAAGGTATGCGCGAACAAGGTTTTGCTGGTGGCGGTGCAAGAACCGATTATAGTTATTTTATTAAAGATCAAGTGGCCACTGACTTAGCAAAAGAAGCGGTGCGTTTAGCACTTCTGAATTTAGATGCAGTAAAAGCGCCTGCGGGCAGTATGCCTGTGGTGTTAGGACCGGGCTGGCCCGGTGTTTTACTGCACGAAGCCGTGGGTCATGGTTTAGAAGGAGACTTCAATCGTAAAGGCAGTTCCGCATTTTCCGGTCGAATAGGTGAGCGCGTTGCCTCAGCCGGTTGCACGGTCGTGGATGATGGAACGATTCCTTTTCGGCGTGGATCGCTGACGATTGATGATGAAGGCACACCTACACAGCGTACGGTTTTAATTGAGAAAGGCATTTTAAAAGCCTATATGATGGATAAATTAAATGCGCGTTTGATGGGAACCCAATCGACAGGCAACGGCCGTCGCGAATCGTTTGCACATTTGCCCATGCCGCGCATGACTAATACCTATATGTTACCGGGTCCTTATGTTCCACAAGAAATCATTGCAACGGTTAAAAAAGGACTGTATGCAGTGAATTTCTCTGGCGGGCAGGTAGATATTACCTCAGGAAAATTTGTATTTTCTGCCTGTGAGGCGTACTTAATTGAAAACGGTCAAGTGACACGACCTGTTAAAGGAGCGACTTTAATTGGCAATGGTCCCGATGTGTTAACGCAAGTATCTATGATCGGCAATGATCTCAAATTGGATAGCGGCATCGGTAGTTGTGGTAAAGAAGGGCAGAGTGTTCCGGTAGGTGTCGGACAACCTACTTTAAAAATAGATGCTTTAACAGTCGGTGGTACAGCCATTTAA
- a CDS encoding YhdP family protein encodes MKQFLYSLSRLLIVFLTSSIVFFALVVVTGRALTPYLNKQAQGVSDLAAKVLHKPVQIKQFSVAWQGLTPIFHGTDVVIWDDTRTHPLLSVRQLNIAIDIFHSLVSGSIKLGAISVNGIELVAHQTKDDQLVFTGISTLFDQSSTSNSNATNELIAWFLAEPQLSLDNVGLKFYPKSGPTWPPMRIILLLKNSGDQHQLSGRLGFVQEKVSEFSFKVDLKGSPLSSSQHHLSGPIYLHGENVLLDRWLKLWKPTWQLQNARANFKIWANWQFDHFTQFQALISSLQTASIKLDKQPSMAFSPFSTHLLWQTTQQDNWSIDAIVHDFGMQAWQKIPGVQGLDAFLHMTPAMGNIIVHANDCSIDFNKLFKAPIHLDSLTSQVNWQQKNGEWIVQAPQFEATNQDIAVNSQFSWLIPQLASQSQISLLAHVKIHNSTHIAYYLPQTLLGPELKHWLSTAINKGSGLGSLVLQGPVNQFPFDQHNGTFLVDTQITDANLNYQHAWPSLKKVDGELIFSGRQMQVLVDTAELLNISLKSIKANIPIIKKNVQAVLHIDSGEMNTRLEKGQAFLVATPLAKGTLGQLKNLILTGPLQLSLQMAIPLESGKQKLNLLGQAHTENAKLKIPAHDIQLDQLTGPFTFNQDGVSAEKLTGILWKKPIELAIHSTPNLQITIHYDDILTNLKPEQNGWRFSIDNQTAKGTVLIPNSNLQPILANFDVINLDSSIESNETNTWNFKQLPKINLNAREVRYKEINFGAVQLKLNPILGGVLVRELNAGDANYHLIASGAWHTQERNSTELIGQLDSANLSNFLRSWGLPASIVAEQAHMRFNLNWQGAPYQFSFTKLRGHFSFNASNGQIVDIGSSNEAKLNFGRLLTFLSIQSLTKRLQLDFSDLKTKGFDFTNIQGNFTLRNGNAITRDVTIEGPVASISIAGRIGMLNKDYDLVIKVVPHFTSSLPVIVGLAGGPVAGVVAWLANAVLGSTVQKIAETSYHITGSWSKPDVVKTSA; translated from the coding sequence ATGAAACAATTCCTGTATTCACTATCACGCTTACTCATCGTATTTTTAACGAGTAGTATCGTTTTTTTTGCCCTGGTAGTCGTTACAGGACGAGCTTTAACTCCTTACCTAAACAAACAAGCACAAGGAGTTTCTGACTTAGCGGCTAAAGTATTGCACAAACCGGTACAAATTAAGCAATTCTCTGTAGCGTGGCAGGGTTTAACACCTATTTTTCACGGTACTGATGTCGTAATTTGGGATGACACGCGGACCCATCCTTTATTAAGCGTAAGACAGCTAAATATAGCGATTGATATCTTTCATAGCTTAGTGAGTGGAAGTATTAAATTAGGGGCAATAAGTGTCAATGGGATTGAATTAGTAGCACACCAAACTAAAGATGATCAATTGGTTTTTACCGGAATTAGCACATTATTCGATCAATCTTCCACATCTAATTCGAATGCCACGAATGAATTGATCGCTTGGTTTTTAGCAGAACCGCAATTAAGTTTAGATAATGTCGGTTTAAAATTTTACCCAAAATCAGGTCCGACTTGGCCACCGATGCGAATAATTTTGCTATTAAAAAACAGCGGTGATCAACATCAATTAAGTGGTCGTTTAGGTTTTGTACAAGAAAAAGTTTCTGAATTTAGTTTTAAAGTCGATCTGAAAGGGTCTCCCTTATCCTCTTCGCAGCATCATCTGAGTGGACCTATTTATTTACATGGCGAAAATGTTTTACTGGATCGATGGTTAAAGCTATGGAAACCCACATGGCAACTGCAAAACGCAAGAGCTAATTTTAAAATATGGGCCAATTGGCAATTTGATCATTTTACGCAATTTCAAGCCTTGATCAGTAGTTTACAGACAGCATCAATTAAGCTTGATAAGCAACCTAGCATGGCTTTTTCACCTTTTTCCACGCATTTACTTTGGCAAACTACGCAGCAAGATAATTGGAGTATTGATGCGATAGTTCATGATTTTGGTATGCAAGCCTGGCAAAAAATTCCAGGAGTCCAAGGGTTAGACGCTTTTCTGCATATGACCCCTGCGATGGGAAATATTATTGTGCATGCCAATGATTGCAGCATAGATTTTAATAAGCTATTTAAAGCGCCGATACATTTGGATAGCTTAACCAGTCAAGTGAATTGGCAGCAAAAAAATGGGGAATGGATCGTACAAGCCCCACAATTTGAAGCAACTAATCAGGATATAGCGGTTAATTCACAGTTTTCCTGGTTAATTCCTCAACTCGCCAGTCAGTCGCAAATAAGTTTATTAGCCCATGTGAAAATACATAATTCGACGCATATTGCTTATTATTTGCCGCAAACACTATTAGGTCCAGAACTTAAACATTGGCTTAGTACGGCTATTAATAAAGGTTCAGGTTTAGGCAGTTTAGTGTTACAAGGACCCGTGAATCAATTTCCTTTCGATCAACATAACGGAACTTTTTTAGTTGATACGCAAATAACCGATGCTAATTTAAACTACCAGCACGCTTGGCCAAGTTTGAAAAAAGTTGATGGAGAACTTATTTTTTCGGGTCGGCAAATGCAAGTCTTAGTCGATACGGCAGAATTGCTGAATATAAGCTTAAAAAGTATTAAAGCTAATATACCCATTATTAAGAAAAACGTGCAGGCCGTATTACATATTGATAGCGGCGAAATGAATACACGTTTAGAAAAAGGCCAAGCTTTTTTAGTGGCTACACCGCTTGCAAAAGGAACACTAGGTCAATTAAAAAATTTAATACTGACAGGCCCTTTACAACTTAGTTTGCAAATGGCCATTCCTCTGGAATCAGGAAAACAAAAATTAAATTTATTGGGCCAAGCACACACAGAAAATGCTAAATTGAAAATTCCAGCGCATGATATTCAATTAGATCAATTAACCGGACCCTTCACTTTTAACCAGGACGGTGTATCAGCGGAAAAATTAACTGGAATTTTATGGAAGAAGCCCATAGAGTTGGCAATTCATTCCACACCGAATCTGCAAATTACTATTCATTATGATGATATCCTGACCAATTTAAAACCCGAACAAAATGGTTGGCGTTTCAGTATTGATAATCAAACCGCCAAAGGAACGGTTTTGATACCGAATAGTAATTTACAACCTATCCTAGCAAATTTTGACGTTATCAATTTAGATTCGTCGATTGAGTCTAATGAAACCAATACTTGGAATTTCAAGCAATTACCGAAAATTAATTTAAACGCAAGAGAAGTACGTTATAAGGAGATTAATTTTGGAGCGGTACAATTAAAATTAAATCCCATATTAGGTGGCGTGTTAGTAAGAGAATTAAATGCTGGCGATGCAAATTATCATCTCATAGCCAGTGGGGCTTGGCATACTCAAGAACGTAACTCCACAGAATTAATCGGACAATTGGACAGTGCTAATTTAAGCAACTTTTTAAGAAGTTGGGGTTTGCCGGCGAGTATCGTCGCCGAACAAGCGCATATGCGTTTTAATTTGAATTGGCAGGGGGCTCCCTATCAGTTCAGCTTTACTAAACTCAGAGGTCATTTTTCTTTTAATGCAAGTAATGGTCAGATAGTTGACATAGGATCCAGTAATGAAGCTAAATTAAATTTTGGCCGACTACTTACTTTTTTAAGTATACAAAGTTTAACTAAACGCTTGCAGCTGGATTTTAGTGATTTAAAAACCAAAGGTTTTGATTTTACCAATATACAAGGCAATTTTACGTTAAGAAACGGTAATGCCATCACGCGTGATGTGACGATAGAAGGTCCCGTTGCTTCGATAAGTATTGCTGGCCGAATTGGTATGCTGAATAAGGATTATGATTTAGTCATTAAAGTGGTGCCGCATTTTACCTCCAGTTTACCGGTGATAGTCGGCTTGGCCGGTGGTCCAGTTGCTGGCGTAGTCGCTTGGTTGGCTAATGCAGTATTAGGTTCTACGGTACAGAAAATTGCTGAGACTTCCTATCACATTACTGGCTCGTGGAGCAAACCCGATGTAGTCAAAACATCGGCGTAA
- a CDS encoding glycosyltransferase family 2 protein — protein sequence MKNNLSAKSPSISVIVTTYNRPDALHLVLLALAQQTQLPNQVIVADDGSTDETRLLIGQLQNQLNYPLQHVWQKDEGFQAAKIRNKAALSANHNYLIFLDGDCIPFPDFIEKHRLLAEPDWFVSGHRILLEKKLTQKILQGLLPIYKDSTLQWLSHYFNRQSNRLFPLLRIRLNKLRKLHAKHWQGAKSCNLGLWKADFLSVNGFDESFIGWGYEDSDLVIRLICADIYRKSGKFAIPVIHLWHQQNDREKEHINLNLLKQITENQRIRAKIGLDNSN from the coding sequence ATGAAAAACAATCTGTCTGCAAAATCACCCAGTATTTCTGTCATTGTGACTACCTACAATCGTCCCGATGCCTTGCATTTAGTTTTGTTGGCCTTAGCACAACAAACACAGTTACCTAATCAAGTCATCGTCGCTGACGATGGCTCCACCGATGAAACGCGGTTATTAATTGGCCAATTACAAAATCAACTTAATTATCCGCTGCAACATGTTTGGCAAAAAGATGAAGGCTTTCAAGCCGCTAAAATCCGCAATAAAGCGGCTCTAAGCGCCAATCACAATTATCTTATTTTTCTGGATGGCGACTGTATACCCTTTCCAGATTTTATCGAAAAACACCGTTTATTGGCCGAGCCAGATTGGTTTGTTTCTGGACATCGTATTTTACTAGAAAAGAAATTGACGCAAAAAATTCTGCAAGGACTTTTACCTATTTATAAAGACTCAACGCTACAATGGCTATCGCACTATTTTAATCGCCAGTCGAATCGTCTATTTCCTTTACTTCGCATCCGATTAAATAAATTACGCAAATTACACGCTAAACATTGGCAAGGAGCAAAAAGTTGTAATTTAGGTCTATGGAAAGCAGATTTTTTGAGCGTCAATGGTTTTGACGAAAGTTTTATCGGGTGGGGCTATGAAGATTCGGATTTAGTCATACGTTTAATTTGCGCCGACATTTATCGTAAATCTGGAAAATTCGCCATACCGGTTATTCATTTATGGCATCAACAAAATGATCGCGAAAAAGAGCACATCAATCTCAATTTACTCAAGCAAATAACTGAAAACCAACGAATTCGTGCAAAAATTGGCTTGGACAATTCAAATTAA